The genomic interval CCGCGGCCCTCCCACTCGGGCGGGCTgcggcgggcaccgggggccgagggggaggggagctgcctctcctcttcctccatcaGTGGGAAGCGGCCCCGCCACAAAGCCCTGCTTAGTCACAGCCCCTCTCCGGCAGACACCAACCCGTCCAGGGCCAAAGAGCACTTGGCCGGAGACCCTGGAAGAAAGAGCCAAAACAAACCGGCGCCCCGAGActcggccccgctgccctcTCCCCGTTTGCACCGGAGAGGCCCGGAGGCCGAGCTCCCCCCGGGGCAGCGCTGGGCACCGGCCCTGGGCACCGgcggaggcaggaggagggcaccGTCCCCATCGCCTCCCCGCCGGGCACCACCAGCCACCGGGCACCACCAGCCGCTCTCCTCACCCACGCCCCGGCCGAGGTGCCGGCACGCGGCACGAGTGGGGTGTGGGAAGCAGGGGGCCACCCACGCCATGGCACCCGCGCCCCACGGTGCGTGGTGGCTCCCCGGGGAGGGTGTCGGGGtgcccggggtgctggggcgAGGAGGGGAGCTCCGTGCCAGCATCGCCCCGGGCGGAGGAGGCGATGGCCgagcggagccccccggggaggTCTCCTCAAGGGCAGGCTCCATCTCGCCGCAGCGCCGCGACgcagccgcggggccgggggctgcgcgcCTCCTTCCCACCGCCAAAATGGAGGGACGGGCCCGCGCCGCCGGGCTTTGTCCTCACGGGTGGATCCCCCAGCACCAAACATCTCCGGGACCCCCCTTTCCCATCCttggatcccccccccccgaggaccCCGCCACCGCCCcaggccccgccgccaccgccgcaTCCCCGCTGGGCTCCGGCATCCGCCGCGCCAAGGGGAGCGCCAAGGGCCGCATCCGGGACCCCCGCCCGAGCGGGGCAACCACTGCGGCTCTGGGGGGCTCCCTCACCCCCATGGCCGCATCCTGcaccccttcctccctccccgccctcTTCCCCAAGTAGCGGGGGCCGGATCCTGCACCCTCATCCCCCCCCATCTCCAGCCCCACCGCCCTgctcctgtgtccccccccaccaccaccacccaaccCCCAGGGGCCCGATCCGGTGCCGGTTCCCCGGAGCCTTAccgggggctgcctggggctggggctggggctgcggctcCCGCCCGGCgctgctcctctccatggcGTGGCGGGGAGGCGCAGAGGGCtggccgagccgtgccgagccgtgccgcgccgccccgctccccccagcccGGTGGGGGAGGACGCTCCGAgctccccgccccggccccgggcctccggcggggctggggaaccgggcaggctgggggggcttCGCCCACCGACCCCGCTCCGTGCCCCCCAGGCCGATCCCTCAGCCCTGCGCTCGCCCGCCTGCGTCCCCGGTTCTTCTCTCCCGAATTCTGGGGCTCGCTCCCACCGGCGTTTGGCGATGCTCCGGTAACCGACGGGACCCTCTGCCCCCAAAAAGCCGTGGCCAGCACCGGGGGCACGGCTGCTGCCACCCGGGTCAGCGCTCTGGTCACCCCAAAGGGACACGGGGTTCCCTCGGCTCTTTGTGGGGTCCCACCCGCTCTCCCCCGCCACCCACACCCCGCTCGTCTGcacccagcaccacccagcGCCCCGGGATTGAGGGCTTCAGCCCCACGCATCCCATCCCTACCCCAATATGGGGCAGGTCACGGCGGGACCCCCCCTTCCCAAGAGGATCAGAGccccccagctcagcccctgccccatgcagcagcctgcagagcttGTGCACCCCAAAACACGGGCACTGGGCATCCCCAGGAGAGGGGGCAGAGCTCATGCACCCCAATACACGGGCATTGGGACTCCCCAAGAAAGGGGCAGAGCTCGTGCACCCCAGTATATGGGCACTGGGCATCCCCAGGAAAGGGGGCAGAGCTCGTGCACCCCAATACACTGGCACTGGGGATCCCCAGGATAGATGGCCGAGCTCATGCACCCCAAAACACGGGCACTGGGGCTCTCCAGGAGACAGGGCAGAGCTTGTGCACCCCAGAAGCAGCGGGGCGGGCAGGGACCTTGATGAGCACGGGACGTGGTGATGCACGGATTCGGGTTTGTGCAGGCAGCGCCTGTTTTGGGGATGATGTCAGCGGCAGGCCAGGAGATCCCCTgccatccctcctcctcctcctcctcacctaCCCGGCAAACAGgtttccccaaatcccagcccTCCTCTCCGGAAATGCATTCCTCTGACTCAGGGAGCGGGCAGGGGGCTCCCAGCGGGGCAGGGGAGGGCCCGCATGGATTTGGGGGAGCACGAGGGCCATATGGGGACACCCAGCTCGGCACACCCTTGGGACCGGGGCACGGGGAGACCTCGGCAGCCTCCGGCAGGGACAGGATGGCCCCGCTCTGTGCCACCTCTGATGTGGCCACACGCACCGAAAccgccccaaaaccaccccaaaacgccccagGGCTTTGTGCTGCGGGCTCCTGGCCGGGTCAGAGCTGTGGTTTCCCCGAAACTGCTGGCAGCAGACTCCCCGCCGGGGAATGCTGCGTGGCCAAGcgtggctgcgggagctgcagggccctccggggacgggacgggacgggagcACGCAGCACAGGAGCACATCCAGATGAACCCACATCCAGGTGAACCCACAACCAAAGGTAAAACCCCAAGACAGGGAAGGGGAACAGCCCTGCTCAAGGTGCCTGCGCAGCCGAGcctccctgggggctgcagcagccccccagcccctcatcTGCAAGCACAGTGCACGAGGGACCCAGGGAGCGGGGCCAGGGCCACCCCACAACCTGTGTCAACAGTGCCCGAACCCTTTTCCTGGTGGAACCACAGCCCTGCAAGCCCCAGGGGGGAACAGACAGAGATGGTGCTCCATGCCCAGCGCCCCCCAGCCAGCCCGGGGCGGGGGCATGGCGAGGAAGGGGCCACCACGGAGGTTCGGGCCCTGGTGCCGTGCTCCCGGCACGGGCGGCGATGCcgagggctcccagcagccgTGCTGGGCTTATACAAGAGGCAGGCAGCACCGAGCGCCCTGCTGCACCAGGGGTGCTGggttcgcccccccccccgctcccgtgggtgctgggagcagccgcCCTGCCCGAGCTCATGGAAAAATCGATGAGCTCATCACGAGCACGCCGCGCAGCCCGGGCAGCCCCAAAGCCAACCCCAAAGCCAACCGCGTTCCCCGGGTGCTTGGCAGGGGGGGCGATGCCCCCCGCCCGCTCCCCAAGGctggtttggggagggggctgccccccaggTTGTCCCCTCTcagccccagcatccccccaCCCCGATCCCGAGCGGCTCAGCCTGCGGGGAAGCCAGCGGGGCGCTGAGCTCCCCTCAAATCGAAGGGTTATTAATTAAGGTAATTACAGCTGCTGCGTggccgctgccctgccagcgcGTGCGTCGGCGCTGCGGGAGGCTGGGGGCaagcggggaggggaggggggcaaacAAATCCCTGCCGACGGGGCGGACATCAGCGGGCAAAGTGCTGCACGGACACCCCAACCCACCGCTCCTGCCCCCTCTGCCCCACACCCCGGGActttgccccctccccaggctgctcccaCCCCGCTGCCCTGCGTGCCAAGGCCACGAGGGCTGATCAGAACCCCTGGCCCCAAAAAGCTCCCTGCTGACCCCCCCAGCTATAGGGCAGCGCCCCAGCAGGAACCCAGGGGTGAGGGTCTGGCCCCCGAGCTGCTCGCTATGGGGTTGgcgctgcagccagccccaaagccccagTGCTGCGGGACGGTGAGCCGTGGGGGCAGGTGATAAATGGGCCAGTGCCGGgctgagccctgccctgccctgccccagctctgtaATTATCCCAGGCAGCATCTGTAATTAGTGCCCTGATGTAATGGTGCCGGTGCCGGGCAGCCTCACGCGCTCCCCGCCAGCCCCACCTCatcctccagccccacagctccggGGCCAAGGGGGCCCCATCCTGCAACGCCACCCCTATGAGAGCCCAaatccctgcttccactgccagCATCGCTGCTGGaccccatttttggggggggcacggctgcAGCCCCGCACCCTGCCCGTGCCCTGCGGCCGCCCGGACCCACGTGCGCCGTGGCCCTATTTATTTATAGCTGCCCGGAGCCGCCTGGGCCAGCTCCAGCACATTCCCTGTGCCCGGGGGGGCCAGGGGGGAATGTCTCCCCCCACTCGAGGGGGCAGGGCAGGATCCAtccccagcagggctcagcagagTGAGGAGCGGGCAGGATGCGGGCAGCACGGGGGGACAGAGAGGCAGCGGTGGGAATGGCCAAGCCCTGCGCTGGACCCGACCCCATAGCAGCTCGGGGCAGTCAGGGGGGGCTCTGAACCGCGGTGAGGGTGCGCTGGGGGTGGCACCACCACGCAGCACAGGGCAGCGAGCCATCCTGACCCGACACAGCCTCCTGGAGCAGCGCTGTGCACTTTATTGTAAGGCAGAGCGCTGCGCTCCCCGTGTCCAAgcagcctcctccttccccctgctccctgtgcccaggacccgtccccgtgcccaggacccatccccgtgcccaggacccatccccattcccaggacccgtccccgtgccctggACCCATCCCCGTGCCCCTTCCCACCGCTAGCACTTGCGCAGCGGCCGCGCGGCCCCGCTGGTGCTGAACCGCGCGCTCAGCACCTCCGAAGGCGCCCTCGTCTGCTGGCCCGGCTGCTGCCCACCGGCGAAGAGGGTGAAGGTGCCAGGCTCCAGGTGCCAGTGCTGCGTCCAGACGGCGCGCTGGGCGGCCAGCACCCCGAAGGACAGCTTGGTCGCCCGGCCGGCCGGCACGGCCACGCGGCGGAAGGCCACCAGCTGCCAGCGGGGCACCGGCACCGACGGCTGCTCCCACCGCAGGTACAGCTGCACCACCTGCAAGGACTGGGGGGAGTCAGCCGAGGGGACCCCGACCCCATCCGTACCCCGTAGGGCCCCGCGTGAGCAAGGCCACCGCGCTCACCTCCTCGCCGTCCCGCTGCCCCGTGTTCTCCAGCACCACGGACACGGAGAGGTTGGCGCAGATGGGCAGCACCggggagctcagcaccaggtCCCGGTACTGGAAGGTGGTGTAGGACAGGCCGTACCCGAAGGGGTAGAGCGGGGCCTCCTGCCCGTAGTAGCGGTACGTCCGCCCCTCCATGGTGTAGTTCTCCATGGGGGGCACCTGCGGGAAGCGGGACCATCAGGTGCAGGCTGGGTGGGGGCACCCCGAAGCCCCCCCGGGACCACCGAGGGCTGCGGGGCGCTGCCTGCACTGCCCTTACCTGGTGCATGCCCGCTGGCCACGTGGCCGGCAGCCTGCCGGCGGGGTTGGCCCCCTGCTCGCCCAGCAGGACCCTGGCGATGGCCAGCCCGGTGGCCTGGGCGGGGAAGAAGCAGGCCAGGATGGCCCCCACGCCGTCGTGTGCCTGCGCCCAGCTCACGTCCAGGGGCCCCGCGTTGAAGAGCAGCAGGATGACGGGGCGCCCGGCggctgcggggacacggggtgTCACCACGAGCCCCGTGCCAAATCAGCTCCACGGGATGGGGCACGCGTGGGACCCAACTGCAGGGCGCTGTGTCCCTTTTCCTtgtcctggccctgctggccctgccCCTGGGACACCAGGCAGCCCCCGCAGAGCCCTACCTGCCCGCACGgcgtcctgcagcagctccagctggtgGCCTGGCAGCGCCAGGTCCCTCCGGTCCTTCGCCTCCGTCTCCACATCTATCCCTGCACCGGGAGCCAAGGGACAACCCCTTACACCCCGTCCCCGCGTGCGTGTGCCCTAGGGGCAGCGCCCCTGCCCTCCGCTCCCCCCTTACCTGTCCCCAGGCACACCAGCACCACGTCGGCTCCCCGCACCGCATCCTCCACCTCTGCCCGCGAGTACTGCTGGCACCGCGGCTGCCGGCACCCCGCCGCAAAGCTGACGTTGGCCGGCAGCAtctgcagccccctcctgcgCCAGGGGACGGCGGGGtcaggggacagcagggacggtgccccccggccccagggaAGGGCAGAGCCAGCCCGAGGGGTGTCCAGCACCGCGGGCTCACCGGGGCGTGTAGATGTACCGCGGCTCCGGCACCGGCGCGTAGTCCCCAAAAAGCACCCGGGGATTGTCCGCGAAGGGGCCCACCACCTgcggggggcagaggggggtgAGGACGGGtacccgcagccccctgccacgCAGCCCGGGGCTCCCCAAagatggggacaccggggggcaTGGAGCTGGCCGCCCTGGATCTCCGTGCGGCGCTCACCGCCAGGCGCTTGCCGGGCAGGTCGCGGGCGCGCAGGGGCAGCGTGTCCCGCTGGTTCTTCAGCAGCACGAAGCTCTTGACGGCAGCTTCCAGCGAGAGGTTGCGGTGCTCAGGGCTCTGCACCACGCTGAGGTCCAGGGCGCTGTAGGGGTTCATGGCTGGGGGGTCGAACTCCCCCAGCCGCAGCCGCGTGTAGAAGAGGGGCCGCACCCTGGCACGCAGCGTCTGCAAGGTGCCAAAGCCTCAGCCGCGCTTTCGGCACGGGGCAGCCggagcccagagcagccccggctccctcccGCTGACCTCCAGCGTGATGTTGCCCATGGCCAGGGCCTGGGGGATGTGCATGAAGACGTTGTTCCTCATCCCGTAGGACAGCTCCAGGTTGCAGCCGGCGTTCACCGACGCTGCCGTGCCGGAGAGAAGGGAGACCACCGGTCAGGGCTGCGCGGCGCCCGGGGTCTCCGTGCCCGTCCCCCCTGCTCACCGACGGCCGTCTCCAGGAAGGTGCGGGTGTAGCGGTGCCCCAGCATGATGAGCTCCACGGCCCCCTCGTCGCTCACCACGTAGCCCTCGAAGCCCCACTCGCCCCGCAGGATGTCCGTCAGCAGCTTCTTGTTGGCGCAGGCGGGAACGCCGTTGATCCTgatggggaagggatggggacGGCACGAATGGGGCAGCCGGGTGGGCACAGAGCTCCccgtgcagcccccccccgagccccccagcacGCTCCGTACCTGTTGTAGCTGCACATGAAGCTGTAGGACCCAGCACGCACGCACGCCTGGAACTGGGGCAGGAAGGTGGTGCGCCAGTCCCGCTCCAGCACCTGTGGCAGAGACGGGGTCAGCACCCACGGGAGGGGGGCCACCCGCCGTCCCGtggcccccgccgccctcacCTTGGCATCGAAGCTGAGCCTGGAGACGGGGATGTTCTCGGG from Anser cygnoides isolate HZ-2024a breed goose chromosome 24, Taihu_goose_T2T_genome, whole genome shotgun sequence carries:
- the LOC106037904 gene encoding uncharacterized protein; translation: MAHQVASPRTAAPGAPFLLRPGPARPRAALMGLGAAAVLLCAVLGPEPSEAQPFPFRDPTLPWHRRLEDLLGRLSPDEMVLQVARGGALGNGPAPPIPRLGIAPYNWNTECLRGDAEAPGWATAFPQALGLAAAFSPELVYRVANATATEVRAKHNHFAATGRYDDHTGLSCFSPVLNIMRHPLWGRNQETYGEDPFLSGELAASFVQGLQGRHPRYIKASAGCKHFSVHGGPENIPVSRLSFDAKVLERDWRTTFLPQFQACVRAGSYSFMCSYNRINGVPACANKKLLTDILRGEWGFEGYVVSDEGAVELIMLGHRYTRTFLETAVASVNAGCNLELSYGMRNNVFMHIPQALAMGNITLETLRARVRPLFYTRLRLGEFDPPAMNPYSALDLSVVQSPEHRNLSLEAAVKSFVLLKNQRDTLPLRARDLPGKRLAVVGPFADNPRVLFGDYAPVPEPRYIYTPRRGLQMLPANVSFAAGCRQPRCQQYSRAEVEDAVRGADVVLVCLGTGIDVETEAKDRRDLALPGHQLELLQDAVRAAAGRPVILLLFNAGPLDVSWAQAHDGVGAILACFFPAQATGLAIARVLLGEQGANPAGRLPATWPAGMHQVPPMENYTMEGRTYRYYGQEAPLYPFGYGLSYTTFQYRDLVLSSPVLPICANLSVSVVLENTGQRDGEEVVQLYLRWEQPSVPVPRWQLVAFRRVAVPAGRATKLSFGVLAAQRAVWTQHWHLEPGTFTLFAGGQQPGQQTRAPSEVLSARFSTSGAARPLRKC